A genomic region of Corticium candelabrum chromosome 22, ooCorCand1.1, whole genome shotgun sequence contains the following coding sequences:
- the LOC134197230 gene encoding F-box/LRR-repeat protein 20-like isoform X2 produces MMIGQTTAFCDHVYAQDQNNVHALVYAQKKSFFLYAQGIITGKYGSTLSRVSNRISLFQTTHIAYLPDEMLLYIFGFLEQKHLAVCCRVNRDFYRVSTDSSLWKEITIIKRQLADLWLLRLSQLRPVSLHLVCCRGGPQLTSSGLRQLFRSCADNLEELNISGCSRGELIGSSLLLHCSSRCHNLHSLNVSWCQISIKALELVLEANQGICDLDLSGCNVTDTILYIIESKLPCLKRLHLYGNSSVTSSALESLASKCKCINDLNVGQCCQVNDSCLINVSSNLCCLQCIELRGCTQVSDMGIKGLVRNSSQLQSIGLAACQNVGDSALTILDCVMSLRSLDVTSCPVSDVSVQHLICSIGDNLVKLKLGSTAITDGSVFCISQSCSNWLEELDLSYCRSVTAAAVQSVVQSCQRLQKLAVYGLPFRTQVSTPQWSDVKIDLAHPL; encoded by the exons atgatgattggccaaacgacagcattttgtgaccatgtatacgcccaggaccaaaataacgtcCATGCTCTAGTATATGCCCAGAAAAAGTCTTtctttctatacgcccagggcattattacgggcaaatacg GATCTACTCTTTCAAGAGTATCAAACAGGATTTCTTTGTTTCAGACAACTCACATTGCGTATCTTCCTGATGAAATGTTGTTGTACATTTTTGGTTTTCTTGAACAAAAACATCTGGCAGTATGTTGTAGAGTAAACAGAGATTTTTACAGAGTGAGTACAGACTCCAGCTTAT GGAAAGAAATAACAATTATCAAACGTCAACTAGCAGATTTGTGGTTGCTCAGATTAAGCCAACTTCGACCAGTCTCACTTCACCTTGTTTGCTGTCGAGGTGGCCCACAGTTAACTTCATCAGGACTGAGACAACTGTTTCGATCTTGTGCTGATAACTTAGAA GAGCTCAATATCAGTGGATGTAGCAGAGGAGAGTTGATTGGATCTTCTCTGTTGCTTCATTGTTCTTCTCGCTGTCACAACCTGCACTCACTCAATGTCAGCTGGTGTCAGATAAGCATCAAAGCTTTAGAATTAGTATTGGAAGCTAATCAGGG AATTTGTGACCTTGATCTGAGCGGCTGTAATGTCACTGACACAATTTTGTACATAATTGAATCAAAGCTACCATG TTTGAAGAGATTACATTTGTATGGAAACTCAAGTGTAACTTCATCTGCACTGGAATCCCTTGCTTCTAAGTGCAAGTGTATCAATGACTTGAATGTTGGCCAGTGCTGCCAG GTTAACGACTCTTGTCTAATCAATGTGAGCAGTAATCTTTGTTGCCTGCAGTGTATTGAGTTACGAGGATGTACACAA GTTTCTGACATGGGAATTAAAGGTTTAGTAAGGAATTCATCACAATTACAGTCTATTGGCTTGGCGGCATGCCAAAACGTTGGAGATTCTGCCCTGACAATTCTTGATTGTGTAATGTCATTGAG GTCTTTGGATGTGACCAGTTGTCCAGTATCAGATGTGAGTGTACAACATTTAATTTGCAGCATTGGTGACAACCTTGTGAAGTTAAAGCTTGGCTCAACTGCTATTACAGATGGAAG tGTGTTTTGTATATCTCAGTCATGCAGCAACTGGTTGGAAGAATTGGATCTTAGCTATTGCCGATCTGTCACAGCTGCAGCAGTCCAGTCTGTTGTTCAGTCTTGtcagag GTTGCAAAAACTAGCCGTTTATGGATTGCCTTTCAGAACACAAGTATCAACTCCACAATGGTCAGATGTAAAGATAGACTTGGCTCATCCTTTGTAG
- the LOC134197619 gene encoding putative adenosylhomocysteinase 3 translates to MAFSGEFESFGRDASSPTSPTAAQRPVAVALLKSFRDEEHRMSSLANMDSPKRRVGRLFSIGSDRQGSHRNDSYSSGSYSESECSDDEQSPRDIKQENSKGFRDFCVQDIGLANYGRWMITNSEKGI, encoded by the exons ATGGCGTTCAGTGGGGAGTTCGAGTCGTTTGGTAGAGATGCGTCTTCCCCTACTTCTCCAACGGCCGCACAGCGGCCAGTTGCT GTAGCACTTCTCAAGAGCTTTCGAGACGAAGAGCATAGAATGTCGTCACTCGCAAATATGGATAGCCCAAAGAGGCGGGTTGGGAGGCTCTTCTCGATAGGCAGTGATCGTCAGGGATCACACCGTAACGATAGCTATAGTTCTG GTAGTTACTCTGAGTCTGAATGCTCAGATGATGAACAGTCGCCTCGAGACATTAAGCAG GAAAATTCCAAAGGTTTCCGTGATTTCTGCGTGCAAGACATTGGATTAGCAAACTATGGACGTTGGATGATAACTAACTCTGAAAAGGGTATATAG